The Streptomyces sp. NBC_01268 genome segment CCGCCACGGAGCACCGGTACGAACCCGCCACCGGATCCCATCGATCAGCCTCCTCCGCCCCACCGCCGGCCTGCCCCGCATCGCGACCGGCAGCATCGGCTCGAGCACGGCCCACTGCTCGTCAGAAAGATCCCCTCGCCCCACACCGCGATCATCACGGCGCAGGGCGAACGGCGAAGCCCACTTCTAAAACACGGCCTAGCGCCTGTCGTCAAACTCCCGTCGTCGCCCGAAGGGCGGCCCCGCGCGGGAGTTTGACGACAGGCCCTAGGTCGGGTCCGACGCCTCCCGCCGGACCAGACCCTGGCGGGCAGGCCGGAGGAGGGTGTTGAGCCGGGCCGCCTGCCGGGTCAGGTGCTCGCGCTCGGCGAGGTCGGTGGCCCGGTGGGCCGCCTCCGCGTACAGGCGGGCCGCCGTCGTGAGGTCGCCGTCGCGCTCGTGGAGGTACGCGGCCACCGCGGAGTGGCGGGGGAGCGAGTCGTCCAGTTCCGCGAGGGCCGCGAGCCCGGCGCGCGGGCCGTCGGCCTCGCCCACCGCGACCGCGCGGTTGAGCCGGACGACCGGGCTGTCGGTGAGGCGTACGAGCTCGTCGTACCACTCGACGATCTGCACCCAGTCGGTCTCCCCGGCGGTGGGCGCGTCCGCGTGGAGCGCCGCGACGGCGGCCTGCGCCTGGAACTCGCCCAGCCGGTCGCGGGCGAGGGCCGCCTGCAGGATGTCGACGCCCTCGGCGATCAGCGCGGTGTCCCACCGGCCGCGGTCCTGCTCGGCGAGCGGCACCAGGCCGCCGTCGGGCGTCGTCCGGGCGGCCCGCCGGGCGTGGTGCAGCAGCATGAGGGCCAGCAGCCCTGCCACCTCAGGGTGGTCGATGCGGGCGGCGAGCTGCCGGGTGAGCCGGATGGCCTCGGCGGAGAGGTCGACGTCGCCGGAGTAGCCCTCGTTGAAGACCAGGTACAGGACGCGCAGCACGGTGGCGACGTCGCCCGGCCGGTCGAGGCGCACGCCGGAGACGGTGCGTTTGGCCCGGCTGATGCGCTGCGCCATCGTCGCCTCCGGCACCAGATAGGCCGCCGCGATCTGGCGGGTGGTGAGCCCGCCGACGGCGCGCAGCGTCAGCGCGACCGCCGACGCCGGGGTCAGCGACGGGTGCGCGCACAGGAAGTAGAGCCGCAGCGTGTCGTCCACCGCGGGCGCCGGACCCGGCGCCGGTTCCTCGGCGGCACGGTCCTCGCGCCGGCGCCGGGCGGCGTCGGCGCGGCTCGCGTCGAGGAACTTGCGCCAGGCCACGGTGACCAGCCAGCCCTTCGGGTCGCGCGGCCGGTCGCCCGCCACCCCGCCCCGGAGCGCCTCGACCAGGGCCTCCTGTACGGCGTCCTCGGCCGCCGCGAAGTCGGCTCCGCGGCGGACGAGGACACCGATCACGCTCGGGGTGAGGCTCCTGAGCAGGACCTCGTCCATGGGGGAGGTCACTCCGTGACGGTGGGAGGCGCGGTCAGGAAGGGGCGCACCTCCAGCCACTCGTGGATCGGCTCGCCGCCCGCCCCGGGGGCGGCGGACAGCTCCCCGGCCAGCTCGACGGCGCGCTCGTAATCGGCCACGTCGATGATCATCCAGCCGGCGATGAGGTCCTTCGTCTCCGCGAACGGGCCGTCGGTGACCGGCGGGCGCCCCTCCCCGTCGTAGCGGACCCAGGCGCCCTCGGGGGCGAGCGCCTGACCGTCGACGAACTCGCCGGTCTTCTCCAGCCGCGCCGCGAAGTCGTTCATGTACCGCACGTGGTCCGTGATCTCGTCCGGGGTCCACCGGGCCATCGGGACGTCGTTGACCGCGGCCGGGGCGCCTCGGTAGTGCTTCAGCAGCAGGTACTTGGCCATGATGTCTCTCCTCGGTCTCCTGCGACCCATAGTGGCCGCGTTCACCCCTGGGACGGAGCCGGACGCGCGATCTCGACATCGCCGCCGGATTTTCCTTCCACGGATGTCACGGCCGGGGTCCGCGCGCCGAAACGGTGGTGTCCGCCGCCGAGAACGGGGACGCCAAGGGTGTGCGAAACGGAATGGCGTGCTCGGATTTCAAGATCGTAAAGTTGCCGCCATGACCGAGAAGACGCCCTCCGAGTCCGCCGCCGTCGCTCCCTTCCCGCCCGTCCTGACCCGGCACGCCGAGGCCGAGACCTGCGCCGACCCGAGCAGCGTCATGACGCTGCTCGCCGACTCGCACCAGACGGCCGACGGCTTCACCAGCTACCGCTCCACCTTCGCCAAGGGGGCCGTGGGCGCGCCCGCGCACTTCCACACCAAGGCCACCGAGCTGTTCTTCGTCATCAGCGGCTCCCTCCAGGTCCTGGTCGACGAGGAGATCACCGTCCTGGGCGCCGGCGACTTCCTCGCCGTCCCGCCGCACACCCCGCACGCCTTCGCCGCCGCGCCGGGCTGCGAGGCCGACGTCCTGTTCGTCTTCACCCCGGGCATGGGCCGCTTCGACTACCTGCGCCTCCTCGGCCGGGTCATGCGCGGCGAGGCCGACTTCCAGGAGATCGCGGACTCGGCCGAGCGGTACGACAACCACTACGTCGACAGCCCGGTCTGGCGCGCCGCCCTGGAGGCCTCGGCCTGACGGCCCGGCCTGCCGGGGACGGCCTGACGGGCGCGGCTTCGATGGGCATCCCGCCCACCAGGGCTGACCCCCCGTCACCACCCGTGCACCCCGCGCCCGGTCGGGCGGACCGCCACCAGGACGCGGCCGGACCACCCGACCAGGTGAAGTGGGCCGAGTCCCCCACGTCGCGGAGTCCGCGTGCGGCAGGCTCACTCCACCATGGCTGCATCATGGCCACGGCGGGCCGCGCACACACCGGCTCGCCGCCGCTGCGCGCATGTGAAGGTGGACGCGATGACCGGCAGACGCAGGGTGCTCGCCAGGATGCTGACGATGTGTCTGATCCTGGGCGCGGGAGGGTGGTCGGGGCCCGGCGCGGCCGGCGCGGACCGCACACCGCCCGCACCGGTCCCCGTCGGACGGGGTGTCGCCGCCGACCAGACCACCGTCTCGCACGACGACTTCCGCACCGGCTGGGACCAGGACGAACCCGGCCTCGCCCCCGACCAGGTGTCCAGCTCCGACTTCGGCCAGCAGTTCTCGACCGCCGTCGACGGCCAGGTCTACGCGCAGCCCCTCGTCGTCGGCGACACCCTCGTCGTCGCCACCGAGAACAACAAGGTCTACGGACTCGACGCCGCCTCCGGGGCCGTTACGTGGACCCGCGACCTGGGCCCCGCGTGGCCCGCCGCCGCCATCAGCTGCGGCGACCTGGTGCCGAACATCGGCGTCACCTCGACCCCCGTGTACGACCCCACGAGCAACGCCCTCTACCTCACCTCCAAGGTGAACGACGGGGCCGACGACCAGCACCCCAACTGGTACGTGCACGCCGTCGACCCCGCGACCGGCGCCGAGCGCAGCGGCTGGCCCGTCAAGGTCGCCGGCTCGCCCTCCAACGACCCGGGGCGCGCCTTCAACCCGTACACCGCCGCACAGCGTCCCGGGCTGCTCCTCATGGGCGGCTCCGTCTACGCGGCCTTCGCCTCGCACTGCGACCACGGTCCGTACGTCGGTTACGTCCTCGGCGTCAACACCTCGACCCGCAAGACGACCCTGTGGGCCAGCGAGGACTCCTCCGCCAACGGCATGGCGGGCATCTGGATGAGCGGCGGCGGCCTCGTCTCCGACGGGCCCGGCCGGATCATCCTCAGCACCGGCAACGGCGTCACCCCCGCCCCCGGCCCCGGCGGCATGCCGCCCGGGCAGCTGTCGGAATCCGTCGTCCGGCTCGGCGTCAACAGCGACGGCACCCTGTCCGCGCAGGACTTCTTCAGCCCGTCCAACGCCAACCAGCTCGACCTCAACGACACCGACCTGGGCTCCGGCGGCCCCGTCGCCCTCCCCGGCACCCCCTTCGGCACCAGCAGCCACCCCAAACTGCTCGCGCAGATCGGCAAGGACGGCCGGCTCTTCCTCCTCGACCGCGACGACCTGGGCGGGCGCTCCCAAGGCCCCGGCGGCACCGACAAGGTCCTCGGCACCTTCGGACCGTACGAGGGCGTGTGGGGTCACCCGGGGGTGTACGGCGGACAGGGCGGCTACGTCTACACGATCGGCTCCCGCGGCCCGCTGCGCGCCTTCGCGTACGGCCTCACCGGCTCCGGCCAACCCGCGCTCACCAACACCGGGAGCAGCACGGAGAGCTTCGGCTACACCTCCGGCTCGCCCGTGATCACCTCCACCGGCACCAACCCCGGCTCCGCGCTCGTCTGGGCCATCCACGCGGACGGCTCCAACGGCGCCAACGGCCGGCTGCGCGCGTACGACGCCGTCCCCGTGAACGGCGCGCTGAAGCTGCGCTGGTCCGCGCCGATCGGGACCGCCGCCAAGTTCACGGTGCCCGCCACCGACGGCGGCCGGATCTACGTCGGCACCCGCGACGGGCACGTCCTCGCCTTCGGCCGCCCCGCCAACACCGCCCTCACCGCCGCCCCCGTCGACTTCGGCAAGGTCGCCGTCGGCTCGACCGGCGGCGCGACGGCGACGGTCACCGCCACCCGCGACGTGACCGTCAGCGCCGTCACCACCCCGTCCGGAGGCGCCTTCACCGCGAGCCCCACCGGGCTGCCCCGCACCCTGCACAACGGCGACACCTTCTCCGTGCCGGTGTCCTTCACGCCGACCGCGCCAGGACCGGACAGCTCGGTCCTCACCTTCGCCACCGACCTCGGCGACAGCGCCCTCGGCCTCACCGGATACGGCACCCGGCCCGGCCTCGTCGCCGCGCCGACGACGCTCGACTTCGGCACCGTGCCCACCACCACCGAGAAGTCCCTCGGCGTCACCTTCACCAACACCGGCACCCAGCCCGAGACGGTCTCCGCGACCGCCTCGCCCGGCGCCCCGTTCAGCGCCGCGGGCCTGCCGGCCGACGGCACCGTCGTCCAGCCCCAGCAGTCCGTCTCCGTCCAGGTCGCGTACGCCCCCACCAGCAGCGGCAACGACACCGGCACCCTCTCCGTGACCGGCCAGAACGGCACCGCGACCGTGGACCTCACGGGCAGCGCCGTCACCGGCGAGGCCCGCCTGACCATCACCCCCACCTCGACGGCGTTCGGGTCGGTGAAGGTCGGTCAGTCCGTGACCAAGACCTTCGACATCAGCAACACCGGCAACATCCCGCTCACCATCACCAAGGCCAAGCCGCCCGCCGCCCCCTTCCACGTCACCAACCCCCTCAGCGAGGGCCAGGTCCTCGGTCCCGAGGACGTCGTCCACCAGGCCGTCACCTTCTCGCCGACCTCCCTCGGCACCGTCCAGGCCGCCTACGCCCTCACCTCCGACGACGGACACGGCGCCCTGGACGAGAGCCTCTCCGGCACCGGAGCCGCCGGCAGCGGCGTCACCGTCCCCGGGCCCGACGCCGGCGGCTGGAAGCTCAACGGCAACGCCCTGATCTCCGGCGGCGACCTCCAGCTCACCCAGGCCACCCCCGGCCAGCGCGGCACCGCCGTGTGGCCCGTGCCCGTGCTCACCGACGGCCTCAAGGCCACCTTCACCACCGTCATCGGCGGCGGCGACGGCGCCGACGGACTCTCCTTCGCCCTCCTCGACCCGGCCAGGACCACCCCGGGCGCCCTGGGCGCCGGGGGCGGCGGACTCGGCTACTCCGGCCTGCCGGGCACGGCCGTCACCTTCGACACCTACGACAACGGCACGAACGACCCCTCGGCCAACTTCGTCGGCATCGCCACCTCGGGCAGCGGCGACGCCCTCACCTACGCCTCGACCACGACGAGCGTGCCCAACCTCCGCTCGGGCGGCCACACCGTGGACGTGGCGGTCACCGGACGCACCCTCACCGTCTCCGTCGACGGCACCCAGCGGCTCAGCACCAGCGTGGCCTCGCTGCCGCCCACCGCCTTCCTCGCCTTCACCGGATCCACCGGCGGCAGGACCGACATCCACGCCGTCCGCCGGGCCACGATCACCGCCCCGGCGTACGCGGTGCCGCCGCCCGGCCCCAACGGATGGACGTACAACAGCAGCGCCAAGCTGTCCGGCACCACCCTCGAACTCACCCCCGTCCAGACCTACCAGCGCGGCTCCGCCCTCCAGGCAACCGCCGTGCCCTCGGCCCAGCTGAAGGCCCGGTTCACCGCCACCATCGGCGGCGGCACCGGCGCCGACGGACTCGCGCTGCTCCTGCTCGACGCGAGCCGCGCCACCCCCAAGGCGCTGGCCGTCAACAGCGGCGGCAGCCTCGGCTTCGCCGGACTGCCGGGCGTCGCCGTCACGCTCGACACCTTCGACAACGGCGCCAACGACCCCTCGGCGAACTTCGTCGCGGTCGCCACCGGAGGCAGCGGCACCACCCTCACCTACGCGGCCACCGCGACGAACGTCCCCAACCTGCGCACCGGCAGCCACACCGTCGACGCCGTCGTCACCTCCACCGGCCGCCTCCAGGTGAGTGTCGACGGCGCCCGGGTCATCGACGTGGCCGTGACCCTCCCGAAGAACGTCCTCGTCGGCTTCAGCGGCACCACCGGCGGCCGCACCGACCGGCACGCCGTCACCGGCGTGCGGATCGGCTACTGAGCGGGGGGACGGGCGCCCGTCCCCCCGCACGGGCGGCGGTGGTCCTCAGTGGCCGTCGCCGCCCGACGTCACCGCCATCCGACGGGTGAACGACTTCCCGCCGTCCACCGACTCGTACACCCCGTCCCGGGTCGCCGCGAGGACCCGGCGCCCGTCCACGGCGGTCAGCGCCTGCGGCGCGCCGCCCGGCACGGTGGACACCCGGCTCCAGGTGGCGCCCGCGTCCGCGCTGCGCAGCAGCACCCCCTCGGGGTCGACGCCGAACAGTGCGTCCGGGGCGCCCCACGACACGTAGGCGACGAGCTGCCCGGAGAGCGGCCTGCCGAAGGTGCGCCCGCCGTCGGTGCTGCGGACCACGCCCCGCTCGGTGGTGGCGAGCACGGTGCCGGGGGTGGCGGGAGCGACGGCGATGTCCAGGACCTCCAACTCGGCGCGATCCTCCCAGGCGAGCCCGTCGCGGCTGACCCGCAGCCGCCCGTTGCTGCTGTCGTAGCCGTAGACGGTCGCGTCGGCGGAGGTGTCGAGGGAGTGGAAGTCGACCTCGCCGGCGAGCGACCTGGTGGTCCAGGAGGTGCCCTTGTCGGTGGAGGAGATCAGGCCGAGGTTCGACGGGCCGTCCGTGCCGGGGGCCGGGTGGCCGCTGGCGAGGAAAGAGCCCTCCGGGGTCACCGTGAACCCCATGAAATCGTCCTTCCGGTCACCTACCAGCGCGGGCCGCCCGTCGGCTCCGGGCGTGTAGACGCCCTCGTGGGTGGCGACGTACAGCTTGCCGCCGGCGGTACCGACGCCATGGATGTGGCTGAGCGCCGTGGAGGCGTCGGAGCCCGCCTCCGAGCCGGGCGCCTCGTCGGAGCCGCAGGCGGTCAGGGCGAGGGCGAGCGCCGTGGTGAGCGCGGCGGCGAGTGCGGCGCGGTGCTTCTTCATGTGTCTGTGGTCCCAGGGGTACGGGGGAGGGGCGGCCCCGCACCGGGGTGCGGGGCCGCCTGGGGAAGGGCAGAGGAGGGTGGGTTGGATCCAGGACTTCGGATCCAGGATCCTGGTCCTGTCTTTCGGATCCTGGATCCAACCCGGCTGAGCCGTTCGTCAGAGCCGTTCGTCAGAGCCGTTCGAGGATCTTCTTCAGCTGCGCGATCTCGGCGGCCTGGGTCCGGACCACGTCGTCGGCCACCTTCTTGGCCGCCGCGTCGCTGCCGTTCTTCTGCTCGGTCTTCGCCATCTCCACCGCACCCTCGTGGTGGGCGATCATCAGCTCGGCGAACTTGCGGTCGAAGGCCTTGCCCTTCGTGGCGGCGAGAGCCGTCATGTCCGCGTCGGACATCATCCCGGCCATGCCGTGGCCGCCACCGCTCATGCTCTCGGGCTTCCCCCAGGTCGAGAGCCAGCCCTTCATCTTGCGGATCTCGGGGTCCTGGGCCTTCTCGATCTCGCCGACCAGCTTCTTGATCTCGGCGTCCTCGGCACGCCCGTCGGCCAGCTCGGCCATCTTCAGGGCCTGCTCGTGGTGCGGGATCATCATCTGCGCGAACATCACGTCCGCGTCGTTGAAGGACCCGGCCGACGAGGACGCCGATGCGGAAGCGGACGTCTTCCCGCCGTGCTCCATGCCGCCCATGGCGTCGCCGGAGCCGGAGCCGGAGCCGGAGTCGGAGCCCGAGCAGGCGGCGAGCAGCAGTCCTGCCGCCGCGACGGCGCCGGTCATCGCCAGCTTGCGGGTCGTACGGGTCGTACGGGTCGTACGGGTCGTTCGGGTCGTGAAGGCACGCATGTGTGTCACACCTCGTGTGTGCTGTCGTTCGTTTCGTGGACGGGCCGTGCACGTCTGCGGGCGGCGCGAGGCGCCCGCGGTGGCGATACGGCCTAGATCCGCAGGATCGACAGCTGGGCGAGGTCGGGCGGGCGCGGCGGGGCGTTCGGGCCCAGGAAGGGCAGCAGCCGCGACAGCAGCGGGGCGATCCCGTCCGCGCGGCGGCCGAGGGCGGCCCTGAGGAGGGCGGCGAGCAGCCAGACGCCGAGGACGGCCACGCAGAGCGTGGTCATGTCCATCCCCATGCCGGAACCGTGGGTCGAGCCGTGGGTGGCGGCACGCGTGGACCCGTACGTGGCGTCATGCGTGGATCCGTACGCGGATCCGTACGTGGCCTCGCCCGCCGGCATCCCCGGGGAGGCGGTCTCGTGGTGCCGCGTCGCCCGCGTCGGCTCGGCCGGGGCGGCGACGTGCGGGACGGTCCCCGCCGTCGTGGTCATCGTGTCGTTCCCCGAGGACCCCTCCGGGTGCCCGACCGAGTGCATCACGAAGACGCCGAGCGCGAGCACGACGACGAGCAGCAGGTGCGCCAGGGCACCTCCCGCTCGTGTGGCGCTGCGTCCCGCCCGTCCCACGTGCACGTCTTCGACCTCCTGCCCCGACGATACCGAACGCGGGGGCGGATACCCCTCACGGGTACCCGGCGTGTCTTCGCGTGGCGACCCCGTGGCGACCCCGTGGCGCGTCTCTGCCAAGCCGGTGACACCGCCCGGCCCGTCGCCCGACCCTGAGCACGCAGCGCCCTGACACCCGCCCGTCCGCCGTGATCACGCCGGGAGGCACGTCATGTCGATCGTCGTCACCTTCGCCGGAAGGACCCCGCTGCCCACCGCGGGCTCCTGGTACCAGATCTGGTCGTACCGGGTGCAGCCGTCGGGCCCCGCCGACCTCCGCCCCGGGCAGCGGATCGCCCTCGCCCTCCCGGCCGACGTCGACCTGCGCGATCCGGCGCTCTTCCCCGGAGTGGCGGCCCTCGACGGCGCCTTCATCGAGGCGGACCCCGGCTCGGGCCACCAGTACGCGGGCCGGTCGGTGGCGGGGACCGGTGCGCTGACGCTCTCCTTCGTCGCGCCGCCGACCGAGTCGGACCGGGACCTGCTCCTGGTCACCCGCGGCCCCGGTCAGCCCTGGACGGTGACCCCGTTCGGCACCACCGCCGGCGGCCCCACGGGCCCGGTGCGGGTGCTGACCGCGCCGGTGCCGGGGCCGGTGCGCGTCGGGCGGCCGCCTTCCTCGGTGCGCCCGCGGGCCACCTCTGGCTCAGCCCCGGGGGCATGGTGGAGCTCGTCGAGACCACCACGCGCCGGACCCTGGTCGAGCGGACCGCGAGCCAGTCCGAGGAGACCACCCGCAAGTCCGAGGAGACCCTGACCGACCGGAACGACGTGGCCGACGCCGTCAAGGAGTCCCACGCCACCGACACGTAGCTGGCGCTGGCGTCGGCGTGGGAGACGCCGGCGAAGGAGCCGCCCGCGGAGACGGTCGCGCCGAGGGACACCAACCCGGACTTCGTCCAGTTCGTCTCCGCGAAGAACGGGCACGGCACCGACGCCAAGTTCCTGGTGAAGTACGTCATCCAGCGCCCCGACACCGGCCGCTTCCAGGTCCGCGCAGACAACGTGCACTTCGGCGGCACCGCGGTCATCACCTTCACCCTCCAGCTGCGCTGGGAGCCGCCCCCGGTGAACCCGGCCCAGGTGGCGTACGAGGCGGCGACGGCGCAGTACGGGAAGGACGTCGCCGCCCTCCAGCGCAAGGCGTACGCCGCCGCCGTGCGGGACAGGAGCACCCTGCTCAGCAAGGTCCGGCCGCGCCCCGCAGAGGACCTGCCCAAGGAGGAGCGGCACTCAGCTCATCCGGCAGATCTTCGACGTCGACGAGATGCTGTACTTCGCCTCGCCCGAGTTCTGGCGCCCCGGCGACCTCGCCGCACCCGCCGGACCGGACTCCCTCGGCCGCTACCCCGTGCCGCCCGCCCGCTGGGAGGGCGTCGCGGGCGACCCGCTCCCGACCGCCTACTCCCGCACCAGCTCCCACACGGCGCTATCCCTCGGCGGTGCAGCCGGGCACGGTGATCGCCACGGCGAACTCGACCCGTCCAGGACCTTCTCGAGCACCGGGAATGGACGGAGGCCAACGACGCCCCGTTGCTCAAGGGCGCCGCCGACCTCCGGTTCAAGGCATGAGCGCGACCGGCGCGCGGCCGGTCACTCCGGCAGCTCACCCGCCATCGCCGCGGCCAGCCGCAGATGCGGCGCGGCCTCCGCCGCCTTGCCCTGCCGCTCCAGCGTGCGGCCGAGCATCAGCCGGGCGTAGTGCTCGACCGGGTCGCGCTCCAGGACGGTCCGGAGCTCCTCCTCGGCACGGGAGAGCTGGGCGGAGTGGTAGTACGCACGGGCGAGCAGCAGTCGCTGGGCCGTCTGGTCCGGGTGTTCGGCGACCAGACCGCGCAGGATGCGTACGGCCGTCAGGTACTCCTTCGCCTCGAAGAACAGCTGCGCGCGGTCCCACCGCTCGCCCGCCGTCCCGAACTCGTAGTACGTCTCCTCGCTCACTGCTCCGGCTCTCTCTCCTGTGGGTGGAAATCCTGGGGTGGACGTCCCTGTGCCCGTACAACACCGCCCTGTGTTTGAACATTCCACCAATATTGCGGCGCGGGTCCACGCCGTACCGGGGACCTACGGCGCCCTGACAGGAATAGGTTGAACGCCATGAGCAATCTTGATCGCCAGGCCGCCCTCCAGGTCTGCGGCGGACGCGGATTCGTCGTCGCCGAGCCGGTACGGGAACTCCTCAGCCCCCGCCACGTCCAGCTCGGCGAATCGACCGAGGTGCGCCGCCTGCTCCCCAACCTCGGCCGCCGCATGGTCGGCGCCTGGTCCTTCGTCGACCACTACGGCCCCGACGACATCGCCGAGGAACCCGGCATGCAGGTTCCGCCCCACCCGCACATGGGGCTGCAGACCGTCAGCTGGCTGCACGAGGGCGAGGTCCTGCACCGCGACTCCACCGGCAGCCTGCAGGCCATCGGGCCGCGCGAACTGGGCCTGATGACCTCCGGCCGGGCGATCTCCCACTCCGAGGAGAGCCCCCGCCGGCACGCCCGCTACCTGCACGGCGCACAGCTCTGGGTCGCCCTCCCCGAGGCCCACCGGCACGTCGAACCCCACTTCCAGCACCACGCCGAACTCCCGCACGTCACGGCCCCCGGCCTCACCGCCACGGTGATCCTCGGCGAGCTCGCCGGCGCGGTCTCCCCGGGCACGGCGTACACCCCGATCACCGGCGCCGACCTGACCCTCACCGCCGGCGCCGAGGTCCGCCTCCCCCTGGAGCCGGACTTCGAGTACGCGGTCCTCGCCATGTCCGGCGAGGCCCACGTCGACGGCGTCCCCGTCCTCCCCGGCTCCATGCTCTACCTCGGCTGCGGCCGCAGCGAGCTCCCCCTGCGCGCCGAGTCCGACGCGGGCCTCATGCTCCTGGGCGGCGAGCCGTTCGAGGAGGAGATCGTGATGTGGTGGAACTTCGTCGGCCGCACCGACGAGGAGATCCGCCAGGCCCGCGAGGACTGGATGACCACCGGCCGCTTCGGCGAGGTCAAGGGCTACGACGGCGACCGCCTGGACGCCCCCGAGGTTCCGGCGACACCGCTGAAGGCACGGGGCCGGGTGCGCTGACCCGGGCTCTCCTTCGACTGGGCGGGGCGCGAGGGGGCGCTCGGTCATGCCTCCGACGTCCGGCGCGCCGACGGGAGGGGCGGGTTATCGCCCCTCCCGCTGACGGGACATCAGGCGCCTTGCCTACCCGGCGTCACCTGAGCGTCATGCGCGGGGCACCACCAGAATGTGAAGGGCTCGGAGGTCGTCTCGTTCTCCGTGGGATCCGACGGTGGAATCCGGCACCAGGGATACCTGGGACTTCTCCAGTGAAGCCTCCGACGAGTTCACGCTGTTGCGTGAGCGGCTGGCCAACCTCAGCGGGCAGGATGAATTCCTGATCGCGATTGGGTCAGAACAGGATGTGTCGGAGGCCTTCGGTTCAGCATCCGCATCCGACTGGGTGGTGCAGGTCGAAGTATCAGCCACCCGGATCAGGTTGAGTCATGCGTCCCGTGCGGATGCGTCCGGGCGGTCCGTCGTCTGGGTGCGGCCGGCGCTGCCCTTCGATCCGGCCGAAATCGAGCGCGTACGGCGTGAGATCACCTCCTACGAGCCTCAGGTGGTTGTCGTAGTGGGACGTGAAGGGTCCGCTGCCGATGACTCCCGATGGGCCCGAGCCATCGCCGACGGGTGGACGGAGCCCGGGGTCCTCGCGCTGACCAGCGACCTCGCCCATCAGCTGCCGACCATCGGTGAGCCGATCCCGTCTCCGGATGCCTCGGAGCCTCGCCACGTCAATACCGTGGTGCAGCGGATCGTCGACCGGGCGCCGATCACCACCGTCGTAAGCCTCGATGTCGACACCGCCTACGTTCTTGGAATCGGCATCGGGCCGCGCAGGCAGGACAGCCTCCTCGGCGAGGGTTCCTCGATTCCCCACGAGGTACTCGGCCGACGGGCGCGACGGGTCGATGTCTACCTCGAACACGTCGCCCCCCGGGGGGGCGTCCGTCCAGCACCGCCATCTGTACCTGCCCGACGACGGGCCGGCATTCACCTGTCCGACCG includes the following:
- a CDS encoding pirin family protein, giving the protein MSNLDRQAALQVCGGRGFVVAEPVRELLSPRHVQLGESTEVRRLLPNLGRRMVGAWSFVDHYGPDDIAEEPGMQVPPHPHMGLQTVSWLHEGEVLHRDSTGSLQAIGPRELGLMTSGRAISHSEESPRRHARYLHGAQLWVALPEAHRHVEPHFQHHAELPHVTAPGLTATVILGELAGAVSPGTAYTPITGADLTLTAGAEVRLPLEPDFEYAVLAMSGEAHVDGVPVLPGSMLYLGCGRSELPLRAESDAGLMLLGGEPFEEEIVMWWNFVGRTDEEIRQAREDWMTTGRFGEVKGYDGDRLDAPEVPATPLKARGRVR